A single region of the Branchiostoma lanceolatum isolate klBraLanc5 chromosome 1, klBraLanc5.hap2, whole genome shotgun sequence genome encodes:
- the LOC136426904 gene encoding potassium channel subfamily K member 2-like, producing the protein MKQTTLLVLAVTFAGYLFIGGGVFHVLEAPQEQKIRDKTFKIHQDQNELFEQLFDHDSFDNHNNNATDDPDRLLGQDDVTVLVRRVKEHLDESLRNLTWETPGNTTNMTQPVIRLRHVPTMVLSQHQLEDIIHTVWTASESGLHPFSDDADSSPPHWDFLPSVTFSMTVVTTIGYGAHTPQTTGGRVFVIFYALLGIPLTAAFLSGLAGVMSDVARRFTDAILRWNPKCTPATASRIAWACCLVLGTGVFFVLPAWVVHFVEKWSFLDSVYFMFVSLSTIGFGDFVAGTEKQNYWEGYRIMMKVWIVVGLAFLATIFDLVSQAIKKVEEKMDGGTSEDGDEKGEDNLGQDVGYTEEQSDGNNKKEQNLHSKDAAMGGRVAPAARPRRRPQVPLIMIVDNPATGRQARQHVWQM; encoded by the exons ATGAAGCAGACCACTCTCCTCGTTCTAGCCGTGACGTTTGCGGGATACCTGTTTATCGGAGGAGGCGTTTTCCACGTCTTGGAGGCGCCACAGGAGCAGAAGATACGAGATAAAACCTTCAAAATTCATCAAGATCAAAACGAACTCTTCGAGCAGTTGTTTGACCATGACTCCTTCGACAACCACAACAACAACGCCACAGACGACCCGGACCGTCTCCTGGGACAGGATGACGTAACGGTGCTGGTGAGAAGAGTGAAGGAGCACCTGGACGAAAGTCTCAGAAACCTGACGTGGGAAACTCCTGGAAACACGACCAACATGACTCAACCCGTGATCAGACTCAGGCACGTCCCCACAATGGTTCTGTCTCAGCATCAGCTAGAGGACATCATCCACACGGTGTGGACAGCTTCAGAGAGCGGACTGCACCCATTCAGTGACGATGCAGATAGCTCGCCGCCGCACTGGGACTTCCTGCCGTCCGTAACCTTCTCGATGACCGTAGTCACGACCATCGGGTACGGCGCACACACTCCGCAGACTACAG GGGGCCGCGTGTTCGTCATCTTCTACGCGCTGCTGGGGATCCCTCTCACGGCGGCGTTTCTCAGCGGGCTCGCCGGAGTCATGAGCGACGTGGCCCGGCGGTTCACCGACGCTATCCTGCGGTGGAACCCGAAGTGCACGCCTGCCACGGCCTCACGCATAGCGTGGGCGTGCTGTCTGGTCCTGGGGACGGGAGTGTTCTTCGTTCTGCCCGCTTGGGTGGTGCACTTCGTGGAGAAGTGGAGCTTCTTGGATTCCGTGTACTTCATGTTCGTGTCTCTTAGCACCATCGGGTTCGGCGACTTCGTGGCGGGAACAGAGAAGCAGAACTACTGGGAGGGCTACAGGATCATGATGAAG GTGTGGATCGTCGTGGGGCTGGCGTTCCTGGCCACCATCTTCGACCTCGTCTCACAGGCCATCAAGAAGGTCGAGGAGAAGATGGATGGGGGAACGTCGGAGGATGGAGATGAGAAAGGGGAAGACAATCTTGGACAGGATGTGGGATATACGGAAGAGCAGAGTGATGGCAACAACAAGAAGGAACAGAACCTGCACAGCAAAGACGCGGCAATGGGAGGGAGGGTCGCTCCGGCGGCCAGACCTCGCAGGAGGCCGCAGGTTCCGCTCATTATGATCGTGGACAACCCTGCAACCGGGCGGCAAGCTAGGCAGCATGTCTGGCAGATGTAG
- the LOC136423802 gene encoding uncharacterized protein: MLLFAVWKVPELGARVLAVGLCASAFRLWFTLPLGLHWLVMLAVMLVVVGDLHECVGVLIGGILAAVETFSINFSMTTTSTLGVNVVLTLTGNVAMATAWYVLGTQENGYELTYLVTVVTCSVISAVLGGVYLKLFGEVKF; this comes from the exons ATGCTGCTGTTTGCGGTGTGGAAGGTTCCCGAGCTCGGGGCACGCGTGCTGGCGGTCGGGCTGTGCGCCTCTGCCTTCCGCCTGTGGTTCACCCTGCCCCTGGGGCTGCACTGGCTCGTCATGCTG GCCGTGATGCTGGTCGTGGTGGGTGACCTTCACGAGTGCGTCGGCGTTCTGATTGGGGGGATCCTCGCCGCCGTGGAGACCTTCAGCATTAACTTCTCCATGACAACGACCTCGACCTTGGGGGTCAACGTTGTGCTGACCCTGACCGGAaacgtcgccatggcaacggcctggTACGTTCTGGGAACCCAGGAGAACGGCTACGAGCTGACCTACCTGGTTACCGTGGTTACGTGTTCTGTAATCTCGGCTGTTCTAGGAGGAGTGTATTTGAAGCTGTTTGGGGAGGTGAAATTCTAg